The genome window GTCAACGTATACGTTTCGAATCATGGCATCGAATGCGCTGGGTGCCTGGAATGGCCCTGAAAACGATGTGAAATTTACGGTGCAGCCGGCACTATGGCAGACCTGGTATTTCCAGATGCTCGCAGTTTTGCTGACCGCTGTAGTTGCCATTGGCTTGTATCGAATCCGTTTGAAGCAGGTGACAGGGCAACTCAACAGACGATTTCAAGATCGCCTAGCCGAGCGCACCCGAATAGCTCAAGAGCTACACGATACGTTGTTACAGGGCGTCATAAGCGCCTCTATGCAGCTTGATGTCGCACAAGACGATATAGCAGAGGATTCCCCTGCGAGGCCCAAGCTACAGCGCCTGTTGCACCAGATGCGTCAGGTCACAACAGAGGGTAGAAGAGCTCTGCAGGGACTTCGCACCATTGACAACACCGTGACCGCGGAAGCTGCATTCCAACGGATGATGACTGAGTTTACTTCTTCACCATCATCCCGGCACGCCGTGTATGTGCAAGGTGATAATCGTCCTTTGAAAACGGTTGTATTCGATGAGGTATATCGGATAGGCCATGAGGCCTACCTCAACGCTGTTGTTCACGCCTCTGCACGCGAGATTGAGATCACGGTAGACTACGGCCTCCGTGTTTTCCGCCTGCTGGTGAGGGATGATGGCTGCGGAATTGATCCAGGTATCCTGAGGCATGGTCGTGAAGGTCACTGGGGCCTGGCAGGCATGAGGGAACGCGCTGAAGCAATTGGCTCAGATCTAGCAATCCATACTCGTCCTTCCGGGGGGACAGAGGTAGAACTTCGTATCCCCGCCGCAATTGCCTATTCGCGCATAAAATCCCGCCGAATACAGTGGCCGTGGCCACTTCGGAAGTTCTATCCTAAACATGAGAAAAGAGACGAGCAGTCACAATGAACTTGCAATCTGTTCCAATCCGGATCTTGTGCGTTGACGATCATCCGTTCATGCGCGAGGGCATCGCAGCTTATATTCATAAAGCGTCGGATATGGAATTGGTTGCCGAAGCTGTGAACGGACGGGAAGCGATCGAGCAATTCCGAAAGACGCAACCAGACGTAACACTTATGGACCTTCGCCTGCCCGACATAAGCGGCGTGGAGGCATTGCGAGCGATCCGGAAAGAGTTCGCTCATGCGCGGGTCATCATACTAAGCACCTTTGACGGAGATGCCGATATCCAACGCGCTCTCGAAGCTGGAGCACAAGCATATCTATTGAAAACCATGCCCAGATCAGAGCTACTCGAAACCATCCGCAAGGTTCACAGCGGTCAAAGGCATGTACCACCTGAAGTGGCCGCACAGCTCATGCAACACTTAGGGCAGGCTCACCTGAGTAAGAGAGAGATCGAAGTTATGGAAAAGCTGACCGAAGGGAATCGCAATATCGATATCGCTTCAGCGCTCTTCATCAGTGAGGAAACTGTAAAGGGACACATAAAGCGCATTATGGAAAAGTTGGGAGCCAACGACCGCACCGAAGCCGTCGCAATCGCTCTCCGTCGCGGCATTATTAAACTCTGAGTTCTACCCCGGCAGCCTCACTTCCTTGCTCCCCCTATTTCGAGTGATATGAAATGCCCCTTGACGGGGTTAACAGAAATAGACATTTTCACGGGATCGATTTCAGTTTACCCAGAGCGCATAGTAGATCTCGTCGGATACCGGATCATGAAAGTAGCTGGGCCCGAGATAGAGAATCGTTCGATAATGCTGTCTCTTAATTTCAGATCTTTCTCTGAGCATTTCGAGATCTCTGAGCATCCAGTTGACTGCGCAATAA of Acidicapsa ligni contains these proteins:
- a CDS encoding response regulator transcription factor, producing the protein MNLQSVPIRILCVDDHPFMREGIAAYIHKASDMELVAEAVNGREAIEQFRKTQPDVTLMDLRLPDISGVEALRAIRKEFAHARVIILSTFDGDADIQRALEAGAQAYLLKTMPRSELLETIRKVHSGQRHVPPEVAAQLMQHLGQAHLSKREIEVMEKLTEGNRNIDIASALFISEETVKGHIKRIMEKLGANDRTEAVAIALRRGIIKL